From one Triticum urartu cultivar G1812 chromosome 3, Tu2.1, whole genome shotgun sequence genomic stretch:
- the LOC125546104 gene encoding probable methyltransferase At1g27930: protein MKPPGRLAAAAAAALLVAASLLVATLLTSPLPLLPLLPCLPAVTAPSGDGYAPPGLAALADAVLYYATTPTVPQQSHAEISLSLAVLRHRAPLRLLVFGLGHDSPLWHALNPGGVTVFLEEDPEWYRIVRAQSPFLRAHLVRYRTRLDHADILFRSYKNFPSCVPGADGDGAPLRVRANAECPLALHNLPPEVYQNEWDMLMVDAPKGYFPSAPGRMAAIWTAAAMARARRGEGDTDVFLHDVDRRVERMYAEEFLCERFRVGATGRLWHFRIPPVSRRNATAAGGDKRPFC from the coding sequence ATGAAGCCCcccggccgcctcgccgccgccgcggccgccgcgcTGCTCGTCGCGGCGTCGCTGCTCGTCGCCACCCTCCTCAcctcgccgctgccgctgctcCCGCTGCTCCCGTGCCTGCCTGCCGTCACGGCGCCCTCGGGCGACGGGTACGCGCCCCCCGGCCTCGCCGCGCTCGCCGACGCCGTCCTCTACTACGCCACCACGCCCACCGTCCCGCAGCAGTCGCACGCCGAGATCTCGCTCTCCCTCGCCGTGCTGCGCCACCGCGCGCCGCTGCGGCTGCTGGTGTTCGGGCTCGGCCACGACTCGCCGCTCTGGCACGCGCTCAACCCCGGAGGCGTCACCGTCTTCCTCGAGGAGGACCCGGAGTGGTACCGCATCGTGCGCGCGCAGTCGCCGTTCCTCCGCGCGCACCTCGTCAGGTACCGCACGCGCCTCGACCACGCCGACATCCTCTTCCGCTCCTACAAGAACTTCCCCTCCTGCGTCCCCGGCGCCGACGGCGACGGCGCCCCCTTGCGGGTCCGCGCCAACGCCGAGTGCCCGCTGGCGCTGCACAACCTGCCGCCGGAGGTGTACCAGAACGAGTGGGACATGCTCATGGTGGACGCGCCCAAGGGGTACTTCCCGTCGGCGCCCGGCAGGATGGCCGCGATATGGACCGCCGCGGCGATGGCGCGGGCGAGGCGCGGCGAGGGGGACACGGACGTGTTCCTGCACGACGTGGACCGCAGGGTGGAGAGGATGTACGCCGAGGAGTTCCTCTGCGAGAGGTTCCGGGTGGGAGCGACCGGCCGGCTCTGGCACTTCAGGATCCCGCCGGTGTCACGGCGGAACGCCACGGCGGCCGGCGGCGACAAGAGGCCTTTCTGCTGA